One Microbacterium sp. W4I20 DNA window includes the following coding sequences:
- a CDS encoding carbohydrate ABC transporter permease, with protein MVTTSPGASPTAPGATAKQIHNFTPGSKRWLPVFIVPICVGLALVYVAAAIGIALSFTSWDLISPAQWLGVGNFTSAFGDPRFWKAMSNTALLVILTVPAKIAIGLGLGVAMTRVTRFGTFFRLALFFPTTCHVVSVAFIWMYLYDVDGLLNQFRAALGWEPVFWMGPDHALTSIAVMVVWGGVGYIALLYVAGLQTIPQEYYDAAEIDGANAWQRFRYVTFPLLTPTTFFVLIISLIAGFQTFGEVFILKGPLDSTLTIMAYIYERAFGGLQMGYAAALSVFLIVILLSMTAIQLKVQKKWVNYDI; from the coding sequence ATGGTTACCACGTCACCGGGCGCCAGCCCCACAGCACCGGGAGCCACCGCTAAACAGATCCATAACTTCACGCCCGGATCGAAACGATGGCTACCTGTATTCATTGTCCCCATCTGCGTGGGGCTGGCCCTGGTGTACGTCGCGGCCGCGATCGGCATCGCCCTGAGCTTCACCAGCTGGGATCTTATTTCCCCCGCTCAATGGCTAGGTGTTGGCAACTTCACCTCCGCCTTCGGCGACCCCCGCTTCTGGAAGGCAATGAGTAACACTGCTCTCCTCGTGATACTCACGGTGCCAGCGAAGATCGCCATCGGTCTCGGGCTTGGTGTCGCCATGACCAGGGTGACCCGCTTCGGCACGTTCTTCCGATTAGCTCTCTTCTTCCCTACGACTTGTCATGTGGTATCCGTCGCTTTCATCTGGATGTATCTGTACGACGTCGACGGATTGCTCAACCAATTCAGAGCCGCCCTCGGGTGGGAGCCTGTCTTCTGGATGGGACCGGATCACGCGCTCACATCGATCGCCGTAATGGTCGTTTGGGGAGGGGTCGGCTACATAGCCCTTCTTTATGTTGCCGGTCTGCAGACCATCCCCCAGGAGTACTACGACGCGGCGGAGATTGATGGGGCCAACGCATGGCAGCGATTCCGGTACGTAACGTTCCCACTTCTGACTCCCACCACCTTCTTCGTTCTCATCATCTCCCTCATCGCGGGCTTCCAAACATTCGGTGAAGTGTTCATTCTCAAAGGGCCACTGGACTCGACTCTCACGATCATGGCCTACATCTACGAGCGAGCTTTCGGCGGTCTCCAGATGGGATACGCGGCTGCGCTTTCGGTGTTCCTCATCGTGATTCTGCTATCGATGACTGCGATTCAACTCAAAGTTCAGAAGAAGTGGGTCAACTATGACATCTAG
- a CDS encoding alpha-L-rhamnosidase: MTTTFEAAFVAPDDADLTAPLLRKTISLDRDHGAIVRASMRVSALGVIEAYIDGAAISEDLLTPGWTSYEWRLRYAEYDVLSHLENGTLENGPLEKVTLSAVLGNGWFRGRLGFGDGARPYGQELAALLELRIAFEDGHEQVVGTDPSWMAGPSSILSNSLYDGQTIDGRVDIEAVMRTGEGGGDGWGGTHVVDVDPRKLVPYVSPPVRRQYSIVPVDMWTTSRGTIIVDYGKNVVGWVRVKVTGSVGSHLILRHAEVLEHGELGTRPLRTAKATDEYILSGRQDVFEPRFTFHGFRYVELEGWPHAMSAIQPGDLEAVVISSDLARIGQFECSDPLLNQLHQNVVTGMQGNFVDIPTDCPQRDERLGWTGDIAAFAPTASFLFDVRGFLQNWLTDLALEQRHHDGVVPFVVPDVLKYIEAESVYDKPPVTAIWSDAAAWVPWAMWEAYGETDTLRDAFPSMTRHARVVQDALSDRGVWEEGFQFGDWLDPDAPPEDAAAAKADPGVVASACAYRTARIVAETSAILGYASEAEEFTQLAARIKTAFNTVYVDGDRIVSDCPTVYSLAIVFGLLDEEQVDWAGRRLSELVVASGHHISTGFAGTPFIMDALSSTGHVETAYRLLLQKECPSWLYPVTQGATTIWERWDSMLPDGSINPGGMTSFNHYALGAVADWMHRVLGGLAPLEPGYRRILIAPITGDQIEWAKTSLKTPHGVATVQWERRDREIAVTVTLPFGTTGTFRVPGRNDVELGPGTHSLQMPIALRVE, encoded by the coding sequence ATGACCACCACCTTTGAGGCGGCGTTCGTAGCGCCCGACGATGCCGACTTGACGGCACCGCTCCTACGCAAGACCATTTCGCTTGATCGCGACCACGGCGCCATCGTCCGAGCTTCAATGCGCGTCTCCGCGCTGGGAGTGATCGAGGCGTATATCGACGGCGCGGCGATCTCGGAGGACCTGCTGACTCCCGGCTGGACGAGCTACGAGTGGCGACTGAGGTACGCGGAGTACGACGTGTTGTCGCACTTGGAGAACGGCACCTTGGAGAACGGCCCCTTGGAGAAGGTCACCCTCAGTGCGGTTCTCGGGAACGGATGGTTCCGGGGACGACTCGGTTTCGGTGACGGCGCGCGACCGTACGGGCAGGAACTCGCAGCGCTACTCGAGTTGCGGATCGCCTTCGAAGACGGTCACGAGCAGGTCGTCGGCACGGATCCGTCATGGATGGCTGGACCGAGCTCTATCCTCAGCAACAGTCTTTACGACGGACAGACGATCGACGGGCGAGTCGATATCGAGGCTGTCATGCGGACCGGTGAAGGCGGCGGCGATGGATGGGGTGGCACCCATGTCGTTGATGTTGATCCGCGGAAGCTGGTGCCCTATGTCAGTCCGCCGGTCCGCCGCCAGTACTCGATCGTGCCCGTCGACATGTGGACGACTTCCAGAGGGACGATCATCGTCGACTACGGGAAGAATGTAGTCGGTTGGGTCCGAGTGAAGGTGACGGGTTCAGTCGGGTCGCACCTGATCCTGCGTCATGCGGAGGTGCTGGAGCACGGAGAATTGGGGACTCGACCCCTCCGGACGGCGAAGGCAACGGATGAGTACATTCTCAGTGGGCGGCAGGACGTCTTCGAGCCGAGGTTCACATTCCACGGATTTCGCTATGTCGAGCTTGAGGGTTGGCCGCACGCAATGAGCGCCATCCAGCCTGGTGATCTGGAAGCGGTGGTTATCAGCTCGGACTTGGCACGAATCGGTCAGTTTGAGTGCTCTGACCCGCTGCTCAACCAGCTCCACCAAAACGTGGTGACGGGCATGCAAGGAAACTTTGTTGACATACCCACAGACTGCCCCCAACGCGATGAGCGTTTGGGATGGACGGGAGACATCGCAGCTTTCGCCCCTACGGCGTCGTTCCTGTTCGACGTCCGCGGCTTCCTTCAAAATTGGCTCACCGATCTGGCCCTGGAACAGCGGCACCATGACGGAGTCGTTCCCTTCGTTGTACCCGACGTGCTGAAGTACATAGAGGCTGAGAGCGTGTACGACAAGCCGCCGGTCACCGCTATCTGGAGTGATGCGGCGGCTTGGGTGCCCTGGGCTATGTGGGAGGCATACGGGGAGACGGATACGCTTCGCGATGCGTTCCCGTCGATGACGAGGCATGCACGCGTAGTCCAAGACGCGCTGTCGGATCGTGGCGTGTGGGAGGAAGGGTTCCAGTTCGGCGATTGGCTGGACCCCGACGCTCCACCCGAAGACGCTGCCGCGGCCAAAGCTGACCCCGGCGTCGTGGCATCAGCGTGCGCGTATCGAACCGCCCGGATCGTAGCCGAAACATCTGCGATTCTGGGCTACGCGAGCGAAGCGGAGGAGTTCACGCAGCTCGCTGCGCGAATCAAGACCGCATTCAATACCGTCTATGTGGATGGTGACCGCATCGTCAGCGATTGTCCTACCGTCTACTCGCTTGCGATCGTGTTCGGGCTTCTCGATGAGGAGCAGGTCGACTGGGCAGGGCGGCGGCTGAGCGAACTAGTCGTCGCGAGTGGCCATCACATCTCGACGGGGTTTGCAGGTACCCCGTTCATCATGGATGCACTCAGCTCGACCGGGCATGTGGAAACGGCGTACCGGCTCTTGCTGCAGAAGGAGTGCCCGTCTTGGCTTTATCCTGTGACGCAGGGCGCGACCACGATCTGGGAGCGTTGGGACTCGATGCTTCCGGATGGGAGTATCAACCCGGGGGGCATGACGAGTTTCAACCACTACGCGCTGGGAGCGGTAGCGGATTGGATGCACCGAGTGCTCGGTGGGCTCGCCCCGCTTGAGCCCGGATACCGTCGCATCCTGATCGCGCCTATTACAGGCGATCAGATTGAATGGGCCAAGACGAGTCTGAAGACCCCCCATGGCGTTGCCACGGTGCAGTGGGAGCGTCGTGATCGCGAGATCGCAGTCACGGTCACTCTGCCGTTCGGAACAACAGGGACGTTCCGCGTTCCAGGCAGAAACGATGTCGAACTCGGGCCGGGCACACACTCGCTGCAGATGCCGATTGCCCTTCGAGTTGAGTGA
- a CDS encoding fumarylacetoacetate hydrolase family protein produces the protein MKLARIGAIGEERPAVFITDDTYVDLSDVVTEYDEAFFAGGGIERIRPVVDQRVQSGDVHLLLCQRIGAPIARPHQIICVGLNYSDHAAETGQAVPAEPILFTKSPNTLVGPNDDVRIPRGSTKPDWEVELGIVIGERASYLASPEQARDCIAGWVVVNDVSERAFQLDRGGQWLKGKSAETFNPVGPWLVTQDEVADVLALGMRLDVNGVRRQDGSTSRMIFDPYFIVHYISQFLVLEPGDLINTGTPPGVGMGFQPPIWLQPGDVIELEIDALGSQRQTVLAPR, from the coding sequence ATGAAGCTTGCTCGGATCGGAGCCATTGGCGAGGAACGGCCCGCGGTGTTCATCACTGACGACACCTACGTCGATCTCTCCGACGTCGTCACTGAGTACGACGAGGCGTTCTTTGCCGGCGGGGGGATAGAACGCATCCGGCCCGTGGTTGATCAACGTGTTCAATCTGGCGACGTCCATCTGCTCCTGTGTCAACGAATTGGGGCGCCGATTGCCCGGCCCCACCAGATCATCTGCGTCGGATTGAACTACAGCGATCACGCGGCGGAGACGGGGCAGGCGGTACCTGCGGAGCCGATCTTGTTCACCAAGTCACCCAACACGCTCGTCGGTCCGAATGACGATGTGCGGATTCCCCGCGGTTCGACCAAGCCTGATTGGGAAGTCGAACTCGGCATTGTCATCGGCGAGCGGGCAAGTTATCTGGCCTCTCCGGAGCAGGCGCGTGACTGCATCGCCGGCTGGGTCGTCGTCAACGACGTTAGCGAACGTGCTTTCCAGTTGGATCGAGGTGGTCAGTGGCTTAAAGGCAAGTCAGCTGAGACGTTCAACCCGGTGGGACCGTGGCTGGTAACCCAGGACGAAGTAGCGGACGTCCTCGCACTCGGGATGAGGTTAGACGTCAACGGCGTGCGTCGGCAGGACGGCTCCACTTCGAGGATGATCTTCGACCCTTATTTCATCGTGCATTACATCAGCCAGTTTCTTGTGTTAGAGCCGGGGGATCTCATCAACACGGGGACGCCTCCAGGTGTCGGTATGGGGTTTCAGCCCCCGATCTGGTTACAGCCAGGAGACGTCATCGAACTTGAGATCGACGCTCTCGGATCTCAACGTCAGACGGTTCTGGCCCCGCGATGA
- a CDS encoding carbohydrate ABC transporter permease, whose product MLPTTWTLQNYADVFTEMPMLRMLFNGLFIAVLATAGNLLGSLLAAFAIAKLRFPGRGALFAIIVFTLLIPGTITMIPLYTMMRAIGLVDTPWALILPMWTGTAFAVFFLRQFVLGVPNELYEAAVLDGCSVPRVLFTIYLPLLRGPLAVLAILGFLGSWNDLLGPLIYLNSPEQMTAAVGLTYFQGQYVTNFPALLAGGFIILVPTTVMFLIFNRQIRDGMLISGMK is encoded by the coding sequence GTGCTGCCGACGACGTGGACGCTCCAGAACTATGCGGATGTCTTCACAGAGATGCCGATGCTGAGGATGCTGTTCAACGGACTCTTCATCGCAGTCCTCGCTACAGCGGGAAATCTGCTGGGCAGTCTGCTGGCCGCGTTCGCGATCGCGAAACTCAGGTTCCCGGGTCGAGGTGCGCTCTTCGCGATCATCGTGTTCACATTGCTGATTCCCGGAACGATCACGATGATCCCGCTCTATACGATGATGCGTGCGATCGGCCTCGTCGATACCCCGTGGGCTTTGATTCTGCCGATGTGGACGGGAACCGCGTTCGCTGTCTTCTTCCTGCGCCAATTCGTGCTCGGCGTGCCGAACGAACTGTATGAAGCGGCGGTGCTGGACGGCTGCTCCGTTCCGAGAGTTCTCTTCACGATTTACCTCCCTCTCCTCCGCGGTCCCCTCGCTGTGCTCGCGATTCTCGGATTCCTCGGCTCCTGGAACGATCTGCTCGGGCCCCTTATCTACTTGAACTCCCCAGAACAAATGACTGCCGCTGTCGGCCTGACCTATTTCCAGGGGCAATACGTGACGAACTTCCCGGCTCTGCTTGCCGGAGGGTTCATCATCCTGGTGCCGACGACGGTCATGTTCCTTATCTTCAACCGTCAGATCCGCGACGGCATGCTCATCAGCGGCATGAAGTAG